From a single Hypomesus transpacificus isolate Combined female chromosome 14, fHypTra1, whole genome shotgun sequence genomic region:
- the LOC124476487 gene encoding F-box/LRR-repeat protein 14, with protein sequence MYEMETHISCLFPEILAIIFSYLDVKDKGRVAQVCAAWRDASYHKSVWRGVEAKLHLRRANPSLFPSLQARGIKKVQILSLRRSLSYVIQGMPHIESLNLCGCFNLTDNGLGHAFVQDIPSLRVLNLSLCKQITDSSLGRIAQYLKNLEVLELGGCSNITNTGLLLVAWGLHKLKSLNLRSCRHVSDVGIGHLAGMTRSAAEGCLSLEQLTLQDCQKLTDLALKHVSKGLNKLQVLNLSFCGGISDAGMIHLSHMAHLCSLNLRSCDNISDTGIMHLAMGSLRLSGLDVSFCDKVGDQSLAYLAQGLYKLRSLSLCSCHISDDGINRMVRQMQELKTLNIGQCVRITDKGLELIADHLTQLTGIDLYGCTKITKRGLERITQLPCLKVLNLGLWQMTESEKVR encoded by the coding sequence ATGTATGAAATGGAAACTCACATATCTTGCCTTTTCCCGGAGATTTTAGCCATAATATTTAGTTATTTGGACGTAAAGGATAAAGGAAGAGTCGCCCAAGTGTGCGCGGCCTGGAGAGACGCGTCCTACCACAAGtcagtgtggaggggggtggaagcAAAGCTCCATCTACGCCGAGCCAACCCGTCACTGTTCCCCAGCCTGCAGGCGCGAGGTATCAAGAAAGTGCAGATTCTAAGTCTCCGCAGAAGTCTCAGCTACGTCATACAGGGGATGCCCCACATCGAAAGCCTTAACCTATGCGGATGCTTTAATCTGACAGACAACGGGCTGGGACATGCCTTCGTGCAGGATATCCCATCCTTGCGTGTACTAAACCTCAGCCTTTGTAAACAGATCACGGACTCGAGCCTCGGGAGGATCGCCCAGTACCTCAAAAACCTTGAGGTGCTGGAGTTAGGTGGGTGCAGCAACATCACCAACACAGGTCTGCTGCTGGTCGCCTGGGGCCTGCACAAACTCAAGAGCCTTAACCTGCGTAGCTGCAGACACGTGTCTGATGTAGGCATCGGCCACCTGGCAGGGATGACCCGGAGCGCGGCCGAGGGCTGCCTCTCCCTGGAGCAGCTTACGCTGCAGGACTGCCAGAAGCTCACAGACCTGGCCCTCAAGCACGTCTCCAAGGGCCTGAACAAGCTCCAGGTCCTCAACCTCAGCTTCTGTGGAGGAATCTCTGACGCGGGCATGATCCACCTGTCCCACATGGCTCACCTGTGCAGCCTGAACCTGCGGTCCTGTGACAACATCAGTGACACTGGCATCATGCACCTGGCCATGGGCTCCCTGCGCCTGTCTGGCCTGGACGTGTCCTTCTGTGACAAGGTGGGTGACCAGAGCCTGGCGTACCTGGCCCAGGGCTTGTACAAGCTCCGCTCGCTGTCGCTCTGCTCGTGTCACATCAGCGACGACGGCATCAACCGCATGGTGCGCCAGATGCAAGAGCTGAAGACCCTGAACATCGGCCAGTGCGTGAGGATCACTGACAAGGGGCTGGAGCTGATCGCTGACCACCTGACCCAGCTGACGGGGATTGACCTGTACGGCTGCACCAAGATCACCAAGCGAGGCCTGGAGAGGATCACCCAGCTGCCCTGCCTTAAAGTGCTGAACCTGGGCCTCTGGCAGATGACtgagagtgagaaagtgagGTGA